The following proteins are encoded in a genomic region of Liolophura sinensis isolate JHLJ2023 chromosome 5, CUHK_Ljap_v2, whole genome shotgun sequence:
- the LOC135465941 gene encoding probable G-protein coupled receptor B0563.6 — protein sequence MACDNVTNRSVDENLVMTPDEKLHQQVSIVVYGYALPCVCICGIIGNTLNLIILTRRKLRKSIRSLEQSANMCLISLALADLMCCLFAFPTMFLTGKRFYPERGFLLYYEMCSAAIISAVIMVSTWITVTMAIERYLAICHPLSSGFLLTPYRTKVVLVNVYVLSAVFNIPVLWRYQIRENLCENATFFSVEQVLVGGNTTTENFYRSLWAAVGNFIPLILLLYCNVCLCRKIHKSYKLRKKFQVDYNKSPNDTGNTLTVILIVIVLMFFTLVAPSEIVKQITHATHNEDNFKYLTIEVITNFMQSLNFAGNFVMYIILSPYFRRVLKQMFCTFNFSKGNNMELKSYVSSYV from the coding sequence ATGGCCTGTGATAACGTAACAAACAGATCAGTAGATGAGAATTTGGTTATGACACCAGATGAGAAACTCCATCAACAGGTGTCCATTGTGGTGTACGGCTACGCATTACCCTGCGTCTGTATCTGCGGCATCATAGGCAACACTCTGAACCTCATAATCCTGACACGGCGCAAACTGAGGAAGTCTATACGAAGCCTGGAACAGTCCGCCAACATGTGTCTCATTAGTCTTGCCTTAGCCGATCTCATGTGCTGTCTTTTTGCCTTCCCAACCATGTTTTTGACAGGAAAAAGGTTCTACCCAGAGCGCGGCTTCTTGCTCTATTATGAGATGTGCTCAGCGGCCATTATCAGTGCTGTAATCATGGTCAGTACGTGGATTACTGTGACCATGGCGATTGAGCGCTACCTGGCCATTTGTCACCCGCTAAGCTCCGGCTTCCTCCTCACACCATACCGGACTAAGGTGGTTTTGGTGAATGTCTACGTCTTATCTGCAGTGTTTAATATTCCTGTGCTGTGGCGTTACCAGATCAGGGAGAACCTGTGTGAGAACGCAACCTTTTTCAGTGTGGAGCAAGTGCTAGTTGGCGGAAATACCACCACAGAGAATTTCTATCGCAGTCTTTGGGCCGCTGTTGGTAATTTCATACCCCTGATTCTGCTGCTCTACTGCAATGTTTGCTTGTGTAGAAAAATCCACAAGAGTTACAAACTGAGGAAAAAATTCCAGGTAGATTACAACAAAAGCCCAAATGACACTGGAAACACTTTGACGGTCATTCTTATCGTGATTGTCCTCATGTTTTTCACCCTTGTGGCTCCTTCAGAGATAGTCAAACAGATCACTCACGCCACGCATAATGAAGACAACTTCAAATATCTTACCATAGAAGTCATTACAAACTTTATGCAGTCTTTGAACTTTGCAGGTAACTTTgtcatgtacataattttaagcCCATATTTCAGGAGAGTTCTTAAGCAAATGTTCTGCACCTTTAACTTCAGTAAAGGTAACAATATGGAACTTAAATCTTATGTTAGCAGTTATGTGTAA